A window of the Vigna angularis cultivar LongXiaoDou No.4 chromosome 3, ASM1680809v1, whole genome shotgun sequence genome harbors these coding sequences:
- the LOC108325719 gene encoding isoliquiritigenin 2'-O-methyltransferase: protein MGESNVVSTTCPKKCDEDARVSAMLVSTTVVYRAVLNAAIELNLFEIIAKATPHGSFMSSHEIASKLPNQHPDLPDRLDRMLRLLASYSVLTTSTRTTQHGATETVYGLSQIGQYYAPEATRGYFASFASFLSCPALSPLWLNFKEAVVDADVDLFKKLHGITKYQYMEKNPKMNELFNKTMADLCATDMIRVLEIYNGFEGISTLVDVGGGNGQNLKMIVSKYPSIQGINFDLPQVIENAPLLSGVEHVGGDMFASVPEGDAMTLKVVLHNWTDEKCVEILSNCHKALSPNGKVVVMEIIMPEEPEATEESQLFSCLDNLMFITAGGKERTLKQYENLCKLAGFSKFHVACDASWPGVMEFYK from the exons TACCGTGCAGTTCTGAATGCTGCTATTGAGCTCAACCTGTTTGAGATCATAGCCAAGGCAACACCACACGGTTCATTCATGTCATCTCATGAAATTGCTTCTAAGCTCCCAAACCAGCATCCTGACTTGCCCGATAGGCTTGATCGCATGCTGCGTTTGCTTGCTAGTTATTCTGTTCTTACCACTTCAACACGCACCACACAACACGGTGCCACTGAGACAGTTTACGGACTCTCACAAATTGGACAATACTATGCCCCTGAGGCAACTAGAGGCTACTTCGCTTCATTTGCATCCTTTCTCTCTTGTCCTGCGCTCTCACCACTTTG GCTGAATTTCAAGGAAGCAGTGGTTGATGCAGACGTTGATTTGTTCAAGAAACTTCATGGGATAACAAAGTACCAGTACATGGAAAAGAATCCAAAAATGAACGAACTTTTTAACAAGACTATGGCGGATTTGTGTGCAACAGATATGATTAGAGTACTTGAAATATATAATGGATTTGAGGGAATATCAACGTTGGTTGATGTAGGAGGTGGAAATGGACAAAACCTGAAAATGATAGTCTCCAAATACCCTTCAATTCAAGGAATTAATTTTGATCTGCCCCAAGTCATTGAGAATGCACCACTGCTATCAG GGGTTGAGCATGTTGGAGGAGATATGTTTGCAAGTGTTCCAGAGGGTGATGCCATGACACTAAAG GTTGTCTTGCACAATTGGACTGATGAGAAGTGCGTAGAAATTTTAAGCAATTGTCACAAAGCACTGTCTCCAAATGGGAAGGTGGTTGTTATGGAGATCATAATGCCAGAAGAACCAGAAGCGACTGAAGAATCTCAGCTTTTTTCCTGCCTCGACAACCTTATGTTTATCACAGCAGGTGGAAAGGAAAGAACTTTGAAACAGTACGAGAATTTGTGCAAGCTGGctggtttttcaaaatttcatgtTGCTTGTGATGCCTCCTGGCCGGGAGTGATGGAATTCTACAAATAA